tgagttttagtgtacacaaaatatatatgtttattaCTCTGCAACAATAACTGCTAATACACTTATAtactatactcacacatacataaccaaatatttatagcaaaagttcttaaggattggggagattacacacccatacatgtaatgtccctttgctctaataccatttgtaacttTGCCCTTTTAACTTTGGGTGTGGCTAAAACTAATaattattagggcactcaccttactcagtaagtcatcgtgcggagagttttacttcgccataATCATTAATGCATTCTAACTTCACACACACATGTACTCACTCACATTTAACATCAATCATACCCCAGAAATCCACGTATACATGTATCATACATCATAACATAACACATCAATATTCACAACACATTCAATTCACATGCGCATACTCATGCCCACAGTAAACAATACACAAATATTTCAATTTTGCATTTTACTTTAGTTGGTTCTcagggcatccctccccatcgttccctCTACGTACTAAGCATCCCTCCTCATCGTTCTCAGCACGTACTTCACTTCATACATGCTATACTTTCACATTGACCAATTTGTGGTAAATTAGTAAAATGACCTCCTGCCCTGTCACGTCTTACCCATTTatataaataacaatataatgacctcctcaagTCCTATCAATGTTATATTGCGATTTATATCATggacaatataacaacctcctcatggtctgccaacgttatattgtgaattacatgaATAACCACACAATCACCTAAATGCACAAGCTTAGATACCACAGTTACTCACAACCAATTTATTATAAAGAGTTAAGCTCATGCCACATGGTTTGGATGTCAACCATACTGTTATAtactattaataaataatatacccTACTCACACTGGTTTTTCCCTaaatatgaattataatcaaaaccatcgttttcaaatgcctaatccattaaaaaaaatcatacatatatacacgaactcatatacttgaatttaaccggttcaaacttaataaaaagctagtataatttattccccttacctgttcctcgaTGTTCTGCCTAAAATGAACGGGAgatgaaaaccctaactttacaGAACCATCGCCGAAACTGATTCGGCAACCCAAGAAAAATGATTGGAGAATGAGAGTGGCTTTGGGTGAGCGTAGAAGTGAGAGAAAATCACATGAgggatgtgagagagagagagagagagagagagagagagagagagagagagagagagagaaagaggaaaccgatttttataaataaaaaaaatgacctAATGTCTATTTATAGGTTCTCAGCCTCCATaggaaactgtcgacgatttttttGTGCTtgatgaaaccgtcgacagtttgacaCTTAAACACTCTCAGTAGTTTGCCCTGCAGGATAACCGTCAACAGTTTTTTTGAGTCCctccaaaccgttgacagtttggtcCTGGCCAAACCTTTttctaatcatttttttttatttcttttatttatttctcttttattttctaggttcaaGTCATTTCAACATGTCTAATTGTTGGATCTTTCTTTTGCAGGTTCGAATTTGAAGCTGAAGATGCTGGGccactttttcttctttttttttttttttttatttttttttataattttttatttttattttcaatgtaaacTTTATTTTTTCctgtattttctcattttatggaATACGAATTTTGCCTAGTTTTGTTATGTTAGCCTCggacaaaatagggtgtctacacaatTGACATAACATTTAGTTCGCAGAGTATATATAATAagaaatattatataatataatgaGAATGTAATGGAAATTATGTAATGATGTAATAATTTAGAAAGATTAATTATGCAAAAGGTTTGTTATCTCATCTAACATAATTCTCatgatgaaatttgaaattaacaaTTGTTATCTATTTCTTGTTATCTATTATTCAAAATGGTTGCATTGTTTTTTGATTTATGCTTAAATTATCAAGTTCTTCTATCATAGCCACTTATTCTTAAGAAATAGTTATTTCGCAAACTAGACATAACCTATCAGTTACTGATAAGAGTGAGATTTTTATCGAAAATATTGGTAACTAACCAGAAGAGGAACTTCAAGTATGTGGAAAATTATGAATAACATTGAGGAAAATCATTGGCCACGAGGAACatctttaaagtttttttttggtgttatcaagattttattattattattattattattattattattattattattatttgatttacaatCGATGTGTATGATGCATCTAATATTTCAAATATTCCCATATAATTATTTTATGTCTGTATGCAATTTCTAActtatgttgtttttttttttttttgtgaagaaaAAAATTAGAGTAGATGTGTAATATGTTTCATGAAGAATGTATCTCTCGTGTGATCAAAGTTTCTACTCAAAAGTTATGTTCAACTCCACaaccgctttttttttttttttaaatttttaaaaaaaaaaatttttttttaataaatgaaaaattaactATTTTTCTAGTTTTACagtaaaaaagaaaacaagaaaacaagaaaaacttTTGATTCTGAAAATAgttgtatttttaatttaattttttaagtataaaaatcccgcattttctagtttttaaaatttatataagaaaattcaaaaaatatatttaatcatttttcaatttctttttttttttccttatactTTTTACCATGTATTCGGAAGCATATAATTCAAATCATTAATCTAAAGTCGTATagatttgaacaaaatataatataaaatttatatgaaattaaaaacacaagttccaaaattcatatatttttactttttttgaataaattatttttaaacctATAAACAAATAACATAAAAAATGTTCTACATAACTACATAAACTCttcatttttctacctttttcGTACATaacttgaaattaaaaaaataaaaaaaaagatatgaatttttataaccctttgaaaaacaaaaaatgaaaacttATCTTACATTATCCTAAAATTTTCATTGGTTTGATTTTACTGTTTCGACCTATTTGGAACTCGAAAAATAGttgagaaaaggaaaaaaatatacaaaagattttattttttatatttaattattaaataaaacaacaaaaccaagtcttaagtctcAGGGTTGGCCATAtaaatctttttccgccaattatTGTGATCacagaccttttttttttttttttttttttctttttttacagattcaaggctattaaatccttattatctccttccaagttattttaaatcTATCCCTCCCTCTTCTATTGTCCCCCACACTAACTCacttattaaataataataataataataataataagaaatacaCTAAATCAGTGAATAAAACTTTGGtattacacatcattaatatttaatttttaaaaatttataataatatttaatataaagaaaaatataataaaaatgaaaattttccctcttttcctttctttttctttcctcaaACATACTCATACTGACCCTTAACGTTGGCTTATTTCACAAAAGACTTACCAACTATAGGTGAATTTAGTTTTCCCAATGAATTAGAGAGGAAAGTAGTGAACAACAAACGAAGAGGGTGTGAAAACCAAAACCCCTAAAAGCATCATTAGATTATTTATGCACATTAAAGACGATGACAAGACAAACCCATAATTAGAGAAATCAGACACTGTGATTTCTGGGTCCCCACTGATACGCATGAGGTGACATTTACAGCTGAATGAAAAGTAAAAACCATATTTGAGAGCACTGGACTAATAACCTGACCAAGAGGAGAAAAAGAATGTTGGGTGAACAATTTCGGGCTTAAGCCTTTGActttgaaggacttgaaaaactgAACCAAAAAGAAAGAATCGAAAAGATTTTGCGGTCCAATTATGAGGATAATAGCAGCAAAAATTTTGACTACACTTGGAAATATGAAATTGAGTATTGGGCACAAAATTGTGTGGAACTAAacaaaaacactagtttgaaactctGTGAGCTTGAACAAAATTTAATTGAGTTTTGCCCCACAACCTCAAAATCCAATTCCCCCTCTCCCATCTCCTTTCCTATCCTCTCCCTTCTTGAATGGTTCTTATAATTTAGACACAAAGCCAGTACAACCCAGAAAGGTCTAGAATTTTTCTCATGGAAGGGCATTAACAACTTCAAGATGCCATGGTCCCTATGAAATTACAGGCATATTTACACTGCTCCGGTGCAGAAGCCAACATGAATTCTGAGATGATACCTTTTGAGCCACAAACACTATGCCAATCTCCCCCAAGCCCCACAAAACAGATTACCAAAAGCAACCAGACCTGGAATTCTAACTGGGACCGCACAGCGCAGGATAGGGTGCCccaaaacaaaatgcattttttGTGAGGTCTATAGACATTCACTGAATGACTCCAATCTGAGCTTCAGAGGACCATTTAACTGTCCCGAGAAGAGCGGCTGCTGATAAGTCCTTTTCTAGTTCTCAGAGTTGACATGTTGCCTTGAAACAAATTCCCCATTCAACATTGCAGTGCACTAGAGAGCATAGAAATGTTTGCGTGGAATTGAAAAAACTAAATACAAAGTCCTGCTCCCCGTGGGTAAGGTCCCACTCTGATCTTCCTGGTCGATGCAAAATTGTAAGAACTGAAAGTAGGGAACGTAGCCTCCTATAACTAAGTAAATCATACACAACAGCACTTGAATGGTTCTGTACTTCATTCATTTATTTCAATTCTGCTCTCCAGGAATCTTCCAACTCAAAAAGCATATTCTATCTTGGCGCCTCGTATTCTCGTTCTCGACAAAACGCATAAACCGAATCAAACAACACCCTTTCAACCCTCCTATTTCTTCGAGTTCCTTTGCTCCTGCCTCTCTTCAATTCTTTTTCAGCAGAAGGCTGTGATGTAGGTACTTGACATATCCACATCACAGGAACCAAAGCTGCAAGAAACTGTATCACAATTCCTACAGGTAGGCTTGAGTAATTACCAGATGTTATTCCAACCAGAGAAGCTAATCCAACACCCAAAAACCCGCTTACTATTGATGATAAACATAAAGCCGATGCTAAGAATGAAGTGAGAGATCCTTCACAACCAGGTGGACTAGAACTAGCAAAGAGCACTAAAAATGGCAAGACCTTAAATTGTGCAATGGTTTCTGCTATACCCGAAAAACAAAGGGCAAACACTGCATTTGAAATTCCCAGCTTAAGATTGATCTGTTTCACTAGAACAAGATCAAGAAGAAGGGTCAATGCATATGAAATCTGCACCATGCCAATCAGTTTCCTCAAGGAAACTCTTTTCCAGAACCGATCATATAGAACAGTAGTCGATAAAAGCATCAACTGACCAATTACCCGTGACATTCCAAGAATAGAAGGATCAAGATTTAAGCATTGCGTTTGGTAGCAAAAGATAGAACCAGAGAGAATTGGGACCATTGCAATAGAAACCACAGCCCAAATAAGAGGACCAGATATACTCTCATTGCTGATTGCCATCCTAAGGTCAGAAAATTGTTTTCTCATATCTTTCAAGACTGAGTTCCTCGCAAGATTATGATTTGATGGTTGGGGCAAGCCAAGAGAATCCTCTCTTGTGGTTAATGAAATTACAAGTTGAAGAGAGAGTAGACCCATGAACATGAGAAACATGGTCTTGGGTTGCATTCTCCGTAGGAAAAATCCACCAAATAAGTTGCCTAGAATTCCACCAGCAGCTAATGCCATAAATGCATAGGATTGAAGACCAGAAAGTTTGTGTTTCTGACCATACTCTGCAGCAAGAGCGTCCTTTGCAACTTCTGTAATGGATGCTCCGAGATTACTGAGAAGAACACATATCATCAGGGCAGGAAGGGCTTCAACTGCAACTGGCACTAATGCTAATAGTCCCCAAGACAAAACCTGCAAAAGGACTGGAGTGTTGCTTCTGTAAGTGTATTACATTGATCAATTAATAAGTCTTTACCAATTGAAACCAATATCAACAGTACATATAATTTAGATTAGAATCATGTCAAATTTCAGGGTTAGGATTAGCCCTTGGTTCTGACAATAATGTCTTTTTTCTCCCCTGATAACAACAACAATGCTAACTGTCAAGTTAGGAAAATATCATACAATTATCATATTGAGTACGACAAAGTATTTTTGCCAGCACTAATTTCAGAATTCTCAAAATGAAATATTAGACAATCAACAAAGCTCACTAACTGGACAAGGCAATAAATGATTAACCATTTAAGTCTTagaatatttttattattgaacAGAAATGTCATCTTGAAGCTCTAAATTCTAGAAATTAAGATGATAATTTCCTAAACTTCATAAATTTCATTGCATTTAAAGAATAGAAAATTTTAGAGATTTCCTGTTCAACCTTGAAATAGAGTAAACCTACAAGTAAAAGCTAACAATCCCTTAGGAGATAATGTAAAAAAGCTCCCGCTCACTCATTGAAACTGATAAAATTAGTTAAATTCCACCAAAGGTATATGAAATTTAAAGCTAGCTCTATTATATCGTGTCCATTGCAAGAACTTAGTAATATGAAAGTTGACATATCAAATATAATATGAACTTACAAGGCATGATGCAAAACAAAACAGAGAAAAAGTGAGACAAAGAAAAGGAAAGGGAACATAAACTTAGGCTTCTGAAAAGttgataaaataaaatgcaaCCACAATGctgatcaaaaaataaaataaagtaacaATACAAATTCACAAATGAAAAAAACTAAACATCAGAACGAAGGAGACGCCAAGTAACCGTGTTGAGTATGTCATAAATTCTTTCTATCAGGCCCATTGATATGCGACCCTTTTCCAAACTGAAGGGAGTGTCTGGCAGACTTGACCTGACCCAGTCGTTTGTTTTGTATTTCAAGTTTTATAATGTTCGTATGACTTGTATAATTTGCTCTTCTATTTGAGGTTGGGTGCAGCTAAGGTTAAGGTTCGAACAATTGATCTTTATTATACATCCAAAAGGTTCTCTCCTCTCTCACCCATAAGCGGGCGATTTTAAAGCTGAACTGTGTAAATTTTGGGGTCTGCATCGTTTTCTTTTCATTTCGCTTGTTTAACTGCTCTATT
This genomic stretch from Malania oleifera isolate guangnan ecotype guangnan chromosome 3, ASM2987363v1, whole genome shotgun sequence harbors:
- the LOC131152093 gene encoding probable folate-biopterin transporter 8, chloroplastic isoform X2; its protein translation is MESCLMLCTLVVPIEYLTSPLEVLSWGLLALVPVAVEALPALMICVLLSNLGASITEVAKDALAAEYGQKHKLSGLQSYAFMALAAGGILGNLFGGFFLRRMQPKTMFLMFMGLLSLQLVISLTTREDSLGLPQPSNHNLARNSVLKDMRKQFSDLRMAISNESISGPLIWAVVSIAMVPILSGSIFCYQTQCLNLDPSILGMSRVIGQLMLLSTTVLYDRFWKRVSLRKLIGMVQISYALTLLLDLVLVKQINLKLGISNAVFALCFSGIAETIAQFKVLPFLVLFASSSPPGCEGSLTSFLASALCLSSIVSGFLGVGLASLVGITSGNYSSLPVGIVIQFLAALVPVMWICQVPTSQPSAEKELKRGRSKGTRRNRRVERVLFDSVYAFCREREYEAPR
- the LOC131152093 gene encoding probable folate-biopterin transporter 8, chloroplastic isoform X1, whose product is MIYTSIFGLKRPDPFAPPIQKPLLNPSPSNWTLIRCSRQQNPNPIGKPRKSKRHLAKPIKAIIISPDQVPSGNSNGKRGFEARRSSSKVDIWEMLILGGFGYWVQGFRCFPWLALNFHMADNLSLRPSILQLVQNSGSLPMVAKPLYGVLSDALYIGGAHRIPYISIGVLLQVLSWGLLALVPVAVEALPALMICVLLSNLGASITEVAKDALAAEYGQKHKLSGLQSYAFMALAAGGILGNLFGGFFLRRMQPKTMFLMFMGLLSLQLVISLTTREDSLGLPQPSNHNLARNSVLKDMRKQFSDLRMAISNESISGPLIWAVVSIAMVPILSGSIFCYQTQCLNLDPSILGMSRVIGQLMLLSTTVLYDRFWKRVSLRKLIGMVQISYALTLLLDLVLVKQINLKLGISNAVFALCFSGIAETIAQFKVLPFLVLFASSSPPGCEGSLTSFLASALCLSSIVSGFLGVGLASLVGITSGNYSSLPVGIVIQFLAALVPVMWICQVPTSQPSAEKELKRGRSKGTRRNRRVERVLFDSVYAFCREREYEAPR